Proteins from a genomic interval of Halopseudomonas litoralis:
- the mfd gene encoding transcription-repair coupling factor, whose protein sequence is MPDTSFLFAAPLHNNLGSKTAWGNLPAAARALAIAEAAVKHPGLSLVITRDTAMADRLEQELRFFAPDLPVASFPDWETLPYDRFSPHQDIISQRLQTLYRLPQVGHGILVVPMTTLLHRIAPRPFLGGSVLMLKIGQRLDIDRMRQNLDAAGYRCVDTVYEHGDYAVRGALLDLFPMGSRLPFRIDLFDEEIETLRTFDPETQRSIDKVEQIHLLPAREFPLDKSALTGFRARFRERFEIDHRRCPIYQDLSDGVVPPGIEYYLPLFFEELGTLFDYLPDNTLLFSLPGIEDAASQFWTDVRTRFEEQSIDPTRPLLAPAELFLPVEECFARIKGYPRIICHDAALPASAGVTNFNCSPPPELPLDNKQDRPLRQLEDFLDGFAGRSLFVAETAGRREALLELLAHIKLKPEPVDNWHEFVDSDISCGIIIAPVDEGLLCNDPAVALVAESQLFGQRVMQRRRRGKATDLGDTIIRNLTELREGAPVVHIDHGVGRYRGLVNLSVEGQEAEFLKLEYADEATLYVPVSNLHMIARYTGADDDSAPLHRLGSEQWQKARRKAAEKVRDVAAELLDVYSRRAARKGFSFSQPEQDYQTFAEAFPFEETADQQAAIDAVVKDMTGPQPMDRLVCGDVGFGKTEVAMRAAFLAVHSGKQVAVLVPTTLLAQQHYNSFKDRFADWPVKVEVISRFRSAKEVKAAVQELADGKIDILIGTHKLLQGDVQFKDLGLVIIDEEHRFGVRQKERLKSLRSEVDILNLTATPIPRTLNMAMTGMRDLSIIATPPARRLSVKTFILQQQPAVIKEAILRELLRGGQVYFLHNEVETIEKCAADLAELVPEARIGISHGQMPERALEQVMRDFYHRRFNILVTSTIIETGIDVPSANTIIIERADKFGLAQLHQLRGRVGRSHHQAYAYLLTPAGRKLTGDAEKRLEAIAAAQDLGAGFTLATHDLEIRGAGELLGEGQSGQIQAVGFTLYMDMLERAIKAIQQGKEPELENPLSGGPDINLHLPALIPDEYLPDVHARLTLYKRIANAQNDEDLKDLQVEMIDRFGLLPEQAKTLFLITALKLRCAPLGISKIDVGPEHGRVEFAADTTVDPLVLIRLIQDNPQRYRLDGGSVFRFSAPMAAPALRLNTVEALIERLQQAPAENPGKGKRR, encoded by the coding sequence ATGCCTGACACATCATTTCTGTTCGCTGCACCGCTGCACAACAACCTCGGCAGCAAAACTGCCTGGGGCAACCTCCCTGCAGCAGCGCGTGCCCTGGCCATCGCCGAGGCGGCGGTCAAACATCCCGGCCTGAGTCTGGTCATCACCCGGGATACCGCCATGGCCGACCGCCTGGAGCAAGAACTGCGGTTCTTCGCGCCAGACCTGCCGGTCGCCAGCTTCCCCGACTGGGAAACCTTGCCCTACGACCGGTTCTCCCCACACCAGGACATCATTTCCCAGCGGCTGCAGACGCTGTACCGTCTGCCCCAGGTAGGTCACGGCATTCTTGTCGTACCCATGACCACCCTGCTGCACCGCATTGCCCCGCGCCCCTTCCTCGGTGGCTCGGTGTTGATGCTGAAGATCGGCCAGCGACTCGACATTGATCGGATGCGCCAGAACCTGGATGCCGCCGGTTACCGCTGTGTCGACACCGTCTATGAGCATGGCGATTACGCGGTGCGCGGCGCGTTGCTGGACCTGTTTCCTATGGGCAGTCGCCTGCCCTTCCGCATCGACCTGTTCGATGAGGAAATCGAGACCCTGCGCACCTTTGACCCGGAAACCCAGCGCTCCATCGACAAGGTCGAGCAGATCCACCTGCTGCCAGCCCGTGAGTTCCCCCTCGACAAGAGTGCCTTGACCGGGTTTCGCGCACGCTTTCGTGAACGTTTCGAGATCGACCATCGGCGCTGTCCGATCTACCAGGATCTGAGCGACGGCGTAGTCCCGCCCGGCATCGAATATTACCTGCCGTTGTTCTTTGAAGAACTCGGCACCCTGTTCGACTACCTGCCAGACAACACACTGCTGTTCAGCCTGCCGGGTATCGAAGATGCAGCCTCCCAGTTCTGGACCGACGTACGCACCCGCTTCGAAGAACAGAGTATCGACCCAACCAGGCCGCTGCTTGCCCCGGCAGAGCTTTTTCTGCCGGTGGAAGAATGCTTCGCCCGGATCAAGGGCTACCCGCGCATCATCTGTCATGACGCAGCGTTGCCGGCCAGCGCTGGCGTCACCAACTTCAATTGCAGTCCACCACCTGAACTGCCGCTGGACAACAAGCAGGACCGGCCCTTGCGCCAGCTGGAGGATTTTCTCGACGGCTTCGCTGGACGCTCGCTGTTCGTCGCTGAAACCGCCGGACGCCGGGAAGCTCTGCTGGAGCTGCTGGCACACATCAAGCTCAAGCCTGAGCCGGTGGACAACTGGCACGAGTTCGTCGATAGCGATATCAGCTGCGGCATCATTATCGCCCCGGTGGATGAAGGCCTGCTATGCAACGACCCAGCTGTTGCGCTGGTCGCCGAAAGCCAGCTGTTCGGCCAGCGGGTGATGCAGCGCAGGCGGCGCGGCAAGGCCACCGACCTCGGCGACACCATCATCCGCAACCTGACCGAACTGCGTGAAGGTGCGCCGGTAGTGCATATCGACCATGGTGTGGGCCGCTATCGCGGCCTGGTCAACCTCAGCGTCGAGGGTCAGGAGGCCGAATTCCTCAAGCTGGAATATGCTGACGAGGCCACACTCTACGTGCCGGTATCCAACCTGCACATGATCGCTCGCTACACCGGCGCCGATGATGACAGCGCCCCACTGCACCGGCTGGGTTCCGAACAATGGCAGAAAGCCAGACGCAAGGCCGCCGAGAAGGTCCGTGACGTTGCCGCCGAGCTATTGGATGTCTATTCCCGTCGCGCCGCGCGCAAGGGTTTCAGCTTCAGCCAGCCGGAACAGGATTACCAGACCTTTGCCGAGGCCTTTCCTTTTGAGGAAACCGCCGACCAGCAGGCTGCGATCGACGCTGTGGTAAAGGACATGACCGGCCCACAACCCATGGACCGTCTGGTCTGTGGCGATGTCGGCTTCGGCAAGACCGAAGTCGCCATGCGCGCAGCATTCCTTGCCGTGCACAGCGGCAAGCAGGTGGCGGTGCTGGTCCCCACCACCCTCCTCGCCCAGCAGCATTACAACAGCTTCAAGGACCGTTTTGCCGACTGGCCGGTGAAGGTCGAGGTCATCTCCCGCTTCAGATCCGCCAAGGAGGTCAAGGCCGCCGTTCAGGAACTGGCCGACGGCAAGATCGACATTCTGATCGGCACTCACAAGTTATTGCAGGGCGATGTGCAATTCAAGGATCTGGGCCTGGTCATCATCGACGAGGAACACCGCTTCGGCGTACGTCAGAAGGAACGCCTCAAGAGCCTGCGCAGCGAGGTGGATATTCTCAACCTCACCGCCACCCCTATCCCGCGCACCCTGAACATGGCAATGACCGGTATGCGCGACCTGTCGATCATCGCCACCCCCCCGGCGCGTCGCCTGTCGGTCAAAACCTTTATCCTGCAGCAGCAACCGGCGGTAATTAAGGAAGCGATACTGCGCGAATTGCTGCGCGGCGGTCAGGTGTACTTCCTGCACAACGAGGTGGAGACCATCGAGAAGTGCGCCGCCGACCTGGCGGAGCTGGTACCCGAGGCACGCATCGGTATCAGCCACGGACAGATGCCCGAACGGGCACTGGAACAAGTGATGCGCGACTTCTATCACCGCCGCTTCAACATTCTGGTGACCTCGACCATCATCGAAACCGGCATTGACGTGCCGAGCGCCAACACCATCATCATTGAACGCGCCGACAAGTTTGGCCTGGCGCAGCTGCACCAGTTGCGCGGCCGCGTCGGGCGCAGCCACCACCAGGCCTATGCCTACCTGCTGACACCGGCAGGCCGCAAGCTGACCGGTGATGCGGAGAAACGCCTCGAAGCCATCGCTGCAGCGCAGGACCTGGGGGCCGGCTTTACCCTGGCCACCCACGACCTGGAAATCCGCGGTGCCGGCGAGCTGCTCGGCGAAGGCCAGAGCGGGCAGATCCAGGCCGTCGGCTTCACCCTGTACATGGACATGCTGGAGCGGGCGATCAAGGCCATCCAGCAGGGCAAGGAGCCCGAACTGGAGAACCCACTCAGTGGCGGCCCGGATATCAACCTGCACCTGCCTGCACTGATTCCCGACGAGTATCTGCCGGACGTACATGCGCGCCTGACACTGTACAAACGTATTGCCAATGCGCAGAACGATGAAGACCTCAAGGACCTGCAGGTCGAGATGATCGACCGCTTCGGGCTGCTGCCGGAACAGGCCAAGACCCTGTTCCTGATCACCGCACTGAAACTGCGCTGCGCTCCACTGGGCATCAGCAAGATAGATGTTGGCCCGGAACACGGCCGCGTGGAGTTCGCTGCCGACACAACCGTGGACCCACTGGTGTTGATCCGACTGATCCAGGACAACCCCCAGCGCTACCGCCTGGATGGCGGCAGCGTATTCCGTTTCAGCGCGCCCATGGCGGCACCTGCCCTGCGTCTGAATACGGTGGAAGCATTGATCGAGCGCCTGCAGCAGGCGCCTGCCGAGAACCCAGGCAAAGGAAAACGCCGATGA
- a CDS encoding CsiV family protein codes for MNPTRLVARLLMTLTLLACSALAQAQYLVEVLVFSQPGAQIVPGASPEYSWDQQAVSLDDTTRSDVRSIDRTRYRLDSQASKLESKGYTIRLHRAWTQPTESGLTVALHQGNSLTGSNADPLYPVQGLISLDGEPLTAKVTFWLNHASEAMAEPISERLQSTRRLRVNEVHYLDHNSMGLLIHISQP; via the coding sequence ATGAACCCGACTCGACTTGTCGCCCGCCTTCTGATGACCCTGACGCTGCTGGCCTGCAGCGCACTGGCGCAGGCGCAGTATCTGGTGGAGGTGCTGGTATTCAGCCAGCCCGGCGCACAGATCGTGCCGGGCGCCTCACCGGAGTACAGCTGGGACCAGCAGGCCGTCTCGCTGGATGACACGACCCGCAGCGACGTCCGAAGCATCGACCGTACCCGGTACAGGCTGGATAGCCAGGCGAGCAAACTGGAGAGCAAGGGCTACACCATCAGATTGCATCGTGCCTGGACTCAACCGACGGAAAGCGGCCTGACGGTTGCGCTTCACCAGGGCAACAGCCTGACCGGATCCAATGCAGACCCGCTGTATCCGGTTCAGGGACTGATCAGCCTGGACGGCGAGCCGCTTACCGCGAAAGTCACCTTCTGGCTCAACCACGCCAGTGAAGCAATGGCCGAGCCGATCAGCGAACGACTGCAGTCAACTCGCCGACTGCGAGTCAACGAGGTTCACTATCTGGATCACAATAGCATGGGCCTGCTGATTCATATCAGCCAGCCCTGA
- the nagZ gene encoding beta-N-acetylhexosaminidase, which yields MLDLAGTWLTPEDRQLLRQPEVGGMILFARNTETPAQVRELVRSIRTVRPEMLIAIDQEGGRVQRLRRDVLRLPALGRIADCASADAGVLAEGAAWLMATEMLACGIDISFAPVLDLDHGRSQVIGDRSLGGDPQQVIQLAEAYIRGLHLAGMAATGKHFPGHGWAEADSHTDLPVDSRSEASIRESDLKPFAALATMLDGIMPAHVVYPAVDGLPAGFSHRWLQDILRAELGFRGVIFSDDLTMAGAHVVGGMAERVDAALASGCDMLLVCNDRAAAEQALVHAQRSGMQPSARGQELLARSAPGIEYKAQPRWRQSVALLQSAGLL from the coding sequence ATGCTGGATCTGGCCGGCACCTGGCTGACCCCGGAAGATCGCCAGTTATTGAGGCAACCGGAAGTGGGCGGGATGATTCTGTTTGCCCGCAATACCGAGACTCCGGCCCAGGTGCGTGAGCTGGTACGCAGCATTCGTACGGTACGCCCGGAGATGCTGATTGCGATCGATCAGGAAGGTGGTCGCGTGCAGCGGCTGCGTCGTGATGTGCTGCGCCTGCCCGCGCTTGGCCGTATTGCCGACTGCGCCTCAGCGGATGCCGGGGTGCTGGCCGAGGGGGCTGCCTGGTTGATGGCGACCGAAATGCTGGCCTGCGGTATCGATATCAGCTTTGCGCCGGTACTCGATCTCGATCACGGTCGCAGCCAGGTGATTGGTGACCGTTCGCTGGGCGGTGATCCGCAGCAGGTCATCCAGCTTGCCGAGGCTTATATACGCGGCCTGCATCTGGCCGGCATGGCGGCGACCGGCAAGCATTTCCCGGGGCATGGCTGGGCGGAGGCTGATTCGCATACCGATCTGCCGGTGGACTCGCGCAGCGAGGCGAGCATACGCGAGTCCGACCTCAAGCCCTTTGCTGCGCTGGCAACTATGCTGGATGGCATCATGCCGGCGCATGTGGTCTATCCGGCGGTGGACGGTCTGCCGGCGGGTTTCTCACACCGCTGGCTGCAGGACATTCTGCGCGCCGAGCTGGGCTTCCGGGGCGTGATCTTCAGTGATGACCTGACCATGGCCGGTGCGCATGTGGTAGGAGGTATGGCCGAGCGGGTGGATGCTGCGCTGGCGTCGGGCTGTGACATGCTGCTGGTGTGCAATGACCGTGCTGCCGCCGAACAGGCGTTGGTGCATGCGCAGCGCAGCGGCATGCAGCCCTCTGCGCGGGGGCAGGAGCTGCTTGCACGCAGCGCGCCGGGTATCGAGTACAAGGCGCAGCCGCGTTGGCGGCAGTCGGTTGCTCTGTTGCAGAGTGCTGGCTTGTTATGA
- a CDS encoding L,D-transpeptidase has product MRLDLIHISLEQQMLTGFNAGRLLCSYPVSTAKNGAGELNGSGCTPRGRHRVRARIGEGQPLGAVFIGRRPTGEVWSSELAEAQPQRDWILTRILWLCGEEVGVNRGADSDSQRRYIYLHGTGDDQLMGTPLSHGCVRLRNPDMLALFDMTPAGCPVIIE; this is encoded by the coding sequence ATGCGGCTTGACCTGATCCATATATCCCTTGAACAACAGATGCTGACCGGCTTCAATGCGGGTCGGCTGCTGTGCAGCTATCCGGTGTCCACCGCTAAGAACGGTGCTGGCGAGCTCAATGGCAGTGGCTGCACGCCACGTGGGCGGCATCGGGTACGCGCACGTATTGGTGAAGGTCAGCCGCTGGGTGCGGTCTTCATCGGCCGGCGGCCCACCGGCGAGGTCTGGTCATCTGAGCTGGCTGAAGCCCAGCCGCAGCGGGACTGGATCCTGACGCGCATCCTATGGCTCTGTGGTGAAGAGGTTGGCGTCAATCGCGGCGCTGATAGTGACTCACAGCGCCGCTACATCTATCTGCATGGCACAGGCGACGATCAACTCATGGGCACGCCCTTGTCCCATGGCTGCGTGCGTCTGCGCAATCCCGACATGCTGGCACTGTTTGACATGACACCGGCAGGTTGCCCGGTGATCATCGAATAA
- a CDS encoding TetR/AcrR family transcriptional regulator → MAQSETVERILDAAEQLFAEKGFAETSLRLITSKAGVNLAAVNYHFGSKKSLIQAVFTRFLNPFVSSLEQELDRNAEAGNPDQSLESLLEMLVRLVLAVKPRSGHDLSTFMRLLGLAFSQSQGHLRKYLAEVYGKVFKRYMELVVRSSPELPADVLFWRVHFMLGSAAFTLSSMKALKAIVEAEYGARAGTEEVLRQMVPFLAAGMRAGSSIPGDAGTHPSSVLEPV, encoded by the coding sequence GTGGCACAGTCAGAAACAGTTGAGCGCATCCTCGATGCTGCGGAGCAGTTGTTTGCGGAGAAAGGTTTTGCAGAAACCTCGTTGCGGCTGATCACCAGCAAGGCGGGGGTCAACCTGGCGGCGGTGAACTATCATTTCGGTTCCAAGAAATCGCTGATCCAAGCGGTGTTCACCCGCTTTCTCAATCCCTTCGTCAGCAGCCTGGAGCAGGAGCTTGACCGTAACGCTGAGGCCGGTAATCCGGATCAGAGCCTGGAATCCCTGCTGGAAATGCTGGTGCGGCTGGTGTTGGCGGTAAAACCGCGCAGCGGGCATGACCTGTCTACCTTCATGCGCCTGCTGGGGCTGGCTTTCAGTCAGAGTCAGGGGCATCTGCGCAAGTACCTTGCAGAGGTCTACGGTAAGGTGTTCAAGCGCTATATGGAGTTGGTGGTGCGCAGTTCACCCGAGTTGCCCGCGGATGTGTTGTTCTGGCGGGTTCATTTCATGCTGGGCAGTGCGGCTTTCACCCTGTCGAGCATGAAGGCGCTTAAGGCCATCGTGGAGGCCGAATACGGTGCGCGGGCCGGTACAGAGGAAGTGCTGCGCCAGATGGTGCCCTTCCTGGCCGCAGGCATGCGTGCCGGCAGCTCTATTCCGGGTGACGCAGGCACGCATCCGAGCAGCGTGCTGGAACCTGTATAG
- the lexA gene encoding transcriptional repressor LexA yields MQKLTARQQQVLTFIKDHMNTNGYPPTRVDIAKELGFRSPNAAEDHLKALARKGAIEMIPGASRGIRLPADSGEQAQQDALPIIGQVAAGAPILAVENIEDHCRISPAFFSPRADYLLRVRGMSMKDIGIFDGDLLAVHRTNEARNGQVVVARIGDEVTVKRFHKQGRKVSLIAENPDFAPIEVDLREQELIIEGLSVGVIRH; encoded by the coding sequence ATGCAGAAACTGACGGCACGGCAACAGCAGGTCCTGACCTTTATCAAGGACCACATGAACACCAACGGCTATCCGCCAACGCGCGTGGATATAGCCAAGGAGCTGGGCTTTCGCTCACCCAATGCGGCAGAGGATCACCTCAAGGCGCTCGCACGAAAAGGCGCCATTGAAATGATCCCCGGCGCCTCGCGGGGCATTCGCTTGCCCGCCGACAGTGGCGAGCAAGCGCAGCAGGATGCATTGCCGATCATCGGCCAGGTGGCAGCAGGGGCTCCCATTCTGGCAGTGGAAAACATCGAAGATCACTGCCGCATCAGCCCTGCTTTCTTCAGCCCTCGGGCCGATTACCTGCTGCGCGTTCGCGGCATGAGCATGAAGGACATCGGCATCTTCGATGGTGACCTTCTGGCTGTGCACCGCACCAATGAGGCCAGGAATGGCCAGGTGGTGGTGGCACGGATTGGCGACGAAGTGACGGTCAAGCGCTTCCACAAGCAGGGGCGCAAGGTGTCACTGATTGCAGAGAATCCTGATTTCGCGCCCATTGAAGTGGATCTGCGCGAACAGGAACTGATCATCGAAGGTTTGAGTGTGGGTGTTATTCGCCACTGA
- a CDS encoding SulA-like leucine-rich domain-containing protein produces MQYARNRGSAAQPDLLHHALMSSRLKAQSLPAAAMPDCEPANVGFSEICLNGAPRQCLQWLAPVLRDLSQANMPGWLTLIDPPLPVSQKWLRAAGLDPQRILIIRPKHGMDVVDLCCEILRLGYSHAVVSWLPTSTGLGQRLEMAARSGHCASLNIRMENAGSASAQHGRA; encoded by the coding sequence ATGCAGTATGCGCGAAATAGAGGTTCAGCGGCACAGCCCGATTTGCTGCATCATGCACTGATGTCATCGCGACTGAAGGCGCAGAGCCTGCCAGCAGCCGCCATGCCCGATTGCGAACCAGCCAATGTCGGCTTCAGCGAAATCTGCCTGAATGGCGCACCGCGTCAATGCCTGCAATGGCTGGCGCCGGTGCTGCGCGACCTCAGCCAGGCCAACATGCCCGGCTGGCTGACATTGATTGATCCGCCATTGCCAGTCAGCCAGAAGTGGCTGCGAGCAGCGGGACTGGATCCGCAGCGCATACTTATCATTCGCCCCAAGCATGGCATGGACGTGGTGGATCTGTGTTGTGAGATTCTGCGACTGGGTTACAGCCATGCTGTGGTCAGCTGGCTGCCCACGTCGACGGGGCTTGGTCAACGATTGGAAATGGCCGCACGCTCAGGCCACTGCGCCAGCCTGAACATTCGCATGGAAAATGCAGGATCTGCTTCAGCACAACATGGGCGGGCGTAA
- a CDS encoding DUF6586 family protein, which produces MANEAYTRTNQALTFARLALASWEASSASTALDAITMARYHREHTLFHIYRAVQALICEVSGRYSLAPWDASAVEETLKAIGDGQPLNPELSELVLQSDDNSSWLAGTLRAWRQMHVPPGAVRSEPLKAGTLITSTASGSGDWELAEARVAIEALSKSLDRYREGMREW; this is translated from the coding sequence ATGGCAAATGAAGCCTATACCCGCACCAATCAGGCGCTGACGTTCGCTCGCCTGGCATTGGCGTCATGGGAGGCGTCCAGCGCCTCCACAGCGCTGGACGCCATCACCATGGCGCGTTATCACCGGGAACATACCTTGTTCCATATCTATCGCGCGGTACAGGCGTTGATCTGCGAAGTCTCGGGGCGTTACAGTCTGGCGCCCTGGGATGCGAGCGCTGTTGAGGAAACGCTGAAGGCCATCGGCGATGGACAACCCCTTAATCCGGAGTTGAGCGAGTTGGTGCTGCAAAGCGATGACAACAGCAGTTGGCTCGCTGGTACCTTGAGGGCATGGCGGCAGATGCACGTGCCCCCCGGCGCTGTACGGTCTGAACCGCTCAAGGCCGGCACATTGATTACCAGCACTGCAAGCGGGAGTGGCGATTGGGAGCTGGCTGAGGCGCGCGTGGCGATTGAGGCTCTGTCGAAATCGCTCGACCGTTATCGGGAAGGCATGCGGGAATGGTGA